Proteins from one Leptonema illini DSM 21528 genomic window:
- a CDS encoding acyl-CoA thioesterase has protein sequence MHTTVEQPASNEVALFQIIGELEKHPESLHRIRFKDCDPFGHLHNARYVDYVMEAREEHLRNHYTLDLQRHAEVTGHGWVARSSQQVFLRPARWNEDVWIQTAILDTTPSGMKVEAVMRSVDRSIVHAAVWMEFSYIDLKRGLPIRHEPEFREFVDSLQIEKGFRLSLPEERIKSFRSRRE, from the coding sequence ATGCACACAACAGTAGAACAACCCGCCTCCAATGAGGTAGCCCTGTTCCAGATCATCGGCGAGCTTGAAAAGCATCCCGAATCCCTGCACCGCATCCGCTTCAAGGATTGCGACCCGTTCGGCCACCTGCACAACGCTCGCTACGTCGACTACGTAATGGAGGCTCGCGAGGAGCACCTGAGAAACCATTACACGCTCGATCTGCAACGGCATGCCGAAGTCACCGGACATGGTTGGGTCGCGCGCAGTTCTCAGCAGGTTTTTTTACGGCCCGCTCGCTGGAACGAAGATGTCTGGATTCAGACGGCCATCCTCGATACGACCCCTTCGGGCATGAAGGTTGAGGCCGTCATGCGCAGCGTGGATCGCAGTATCGTTCATGCGGCCGTCTGGATGGAATTCTCTTATATTGATCTGAAGCGGGGGCTGCCCATCCGACACGAGCCCGAATTTCGTGAATTCGTCGATTCTCTTCAAATCGAGAAAGGATTCCGGCTTTCCCTGCCTGAGGAGCGTATAAAATCGTTCCGAAGCAGGCGGGAATGA
- a CDS encoding MarR family winged helix-turn-helix transcriptional regulator: protein MSDDRFFLLCINHNLKRTARATTQAFDTALRPHGLRIGQFNALAALRQLGDLTLKEMGEFLGLDRTTLLRSIEPLTERGLIEREKEGRRVILRMTPEGRNLFRKTFPVWRQTQEAMLDAFGRERWEAMKRDCHDLERIAQETK from the coding sequence ATGAGCGACGATAGATTTTTTCTTCTCTGTATCAACCACAACCTGAAGCGGACGGCCAGGGCGACGACGCAGGCCTTCGATACGGCCCTGCGTCCGCACGGATTACGCATCGGGCAGTTCAACGCCCTTGCCGCTCTGCGTCAGCTTGGCGACCTGACGCTTAAAGAAATGGGAGAGTTCCTCGGCCTTGATCGCACGACCCTGCTCCGTTCAATCGAGCCTCTTACAGAAAGAGGCCTGATAGAGCGTGAAAAAGAAGGGCGTCGCGTTATCCTTCGTATGACGCCCGAAGGACGCAATCTCTTTCGCAAGACATTCCCCGTATGGCGTCAGACGCAGGAGGCCATGCTTGACGCCTTCGGTCGCGAACGCTGGGAGGCGATGAAGCGAGACTGTCATGACCTCGAACGCATCGCTCAGGAGACGAAATGA
- a CDS encoding trimeric intracellular cation channel family protein gives MIRPGDVFLLADNVGIAAFAITGMLTGIRHRLDIIGILTAGYLTAFGGGIMRDAMIGRIPYVFQDPVPSSVATISVLLVLAFYFIKKRRASRIEQSRITIFFDAIGLSSFSIAAALLAIDRDLNLFGVVWIAFITATGGGMVRDMLLNRVPKLLFTEFYGTISILIGLLLYLLSRYDLHRNEGVLIVIFVSSVLLRLAAYRWNWSLPVPDSSGSTDDRSEN, from the coding sequence ATGATTCGCCCCGGCGACGTTTTCCTGCTCGCCGACAACGTCGGCATCGCCGCCTTTGCCATCACCGGAATGCTCACGGGCATACGACACAGGCTCGATATTATCGGGATTTTGACGGCGGGCTATCTCACCGCCTTCGGCGGCGGCATCATGCGCGATGCTATGATCGGGCGTATCCCCTACGTTTTCCAGGATCCGGTACCGTCGTCCGTTGCGACGATCTCCGTTCTTCTTGTTCTGGCCTTTTACTTTATAAAGAAACGTCGCGCCTCTCGCATAGAACAGAGTCGGATAACGATCTTCTTCGACGCCATCGGCCTGTCCTCTTTTTCGATTGCGGCCGCTCTGCTTGCTATCGACAGGGACCTGAATCTTTTCGGAGTCGTATGGATCGCCTTTATAACGGCCACCGGAGGCGGCATGGTGCGCGATATGCTTTTGAACCGCGTTCCGAAGCTGCTTTTTACGGAGTTCTACGGAACGATCTCAATCCTCATAGGCCTTCTGCTTTATTTGTTATCGAGATACGACCTGCATAGAAACGAGGGCGTGTTGATCGTAATTTTTGTTAGTAGCGTTCTTCTACGTCTGGCCGCTTACCGGTGGAACTGGTCGCTTCCCGTACCGGATAGCTCCGGTAGCACCGACGACAGATCTGAGAATTGA
- a CDS encoding HAD family hydrolase, which translates to MSELQLLVFDLDGTLVDSSGDIAASINFTRESRGLPALDIALIRSHLGDGARQLVQRCFPELTGDEAEGEELDVTLAAFREHYTEHCTDLTEAYAGVMETLERLKSRYRMAVLTNKYRAASVIILEKLGLLPFFEIVVGGDGPCLKPCPEGLLSIAQTLEREPGQMVMIGDHHTDLEAGRRAGVKTIFCEYGFGIRGEESPDAVIAQFSDLSSVLPELSGTGSDQFHR; encoded by the coding sequence ATGTCTGAGTTACAGCTGCTTGTTTTCGATCTTGACGGAACTCTCGTCGATTCTTCGGGAGATATCGCCGCCTCGATCAATTTCACGAGAGAAAGCAGAGGTCTTCCCGCTCTCGATATTGCATTGATTCGCTCGCACCTTGGAGACGGAGCCCGTCAGCTTGTTCAGCGCTGCTTTCCGGAGTTAACGGGCGATGAGGCCGAAGGCGAAGAGCTTGACGTGACTCTGGCTGCGTTCAGGGAGCACTATACCGAACATTGTACCGACTTGACCGAGGCGTATGCCGGCGTAATGGAGACGCTCGAACGCTTGAAATCCCGCTATCGCATGGCCGTGCTTACGAATAAGTATCGCGCCGCCTCGGTTATCATTCTCGAAAAGCTCGGTCTGCTTCCATTTTTTGAGATCGTTGTCGGTGGCGACGGCCCCTGCTTGAAGCCCTGCCCCGAGGGACTTCTCAGTATCGCTCAAACCCTGGAAAGAGAACCAGGGCAGATGGTAATGATCGGCGATCATCATACCGATCTCGAAGCGGGACGGCGTGCCGGAGTTAAAACGATCTTCTGCGAGTACGGTTTCGGCATTCGAGGCGAAGAAAGCCCCGATGCAGTCATCGCTCAATTCTCAGATCTGTCGTCGGTGCTACCGGAGCTATCCGGTACGGGAAGCGACCAGTTCCACCGGTAA
- a CDS encoding ion transporter, with translation MIYPDNRWKHAWDGFILFAVTFAAIEVPLRLVFGYTAKGWIFVADSLLAAIFLVDVVLQFYTVQSEQGRLIVDRSEVRRRYMKSWFVPDFLAALPFDLIFLLAGPLGLPALLAQRISRLVRMVRVLRLFHLAGILRTIQRQSTLHPGLLRMSILAYWILMAAHWVSCGWLAIVGSTGDPLLDYLNALYWCLTTIATVGYGDITPDRTNAVQLIYTMAVMVLGVGVYGYLIGNIATMIANLDVARAHHQEKMEQVTAFMRYRNIPPRLQSRIRNYYNYLWESRRGYDELSVITDLPDSLKADVVIHLNMEILEKVPIFRGSSNEFIRELVVELRPVVYTPGDYVFRRGELGERMYFVSKGRVEILTVDDIEIKATLGEGDFFGEMALLFHQPRTASARAAEYCDLYYLDRSTFDRVLRRYPEFKKKVVAFAEERSSRPHDAVAEGHASDV, from the coding sequence TTGATCTATCCTGATAACCGATGGAAGCATGCATGGGATGGTTTCATCCTCTTCGCCGTAACCTTCGCGGCGATTGAGGTGCCGTTACGTCTCGTTTTTGGTTATACGGCAAAGGGATGGATCTTCGTCGCCGACTCTCTTCTTGCCGCAATATTTCTCGTCGATGTCGTTCTGCAGTTTTATACCGTGCAGTCCGAGCAGGGGCGATTGATCGTCGATCGTTCGGAGGTCAGACGGCGTTACATGAAATCATGGTTCGTTCCTGATTTTCTGGCGGCGTTGCCGTTTGATCTGATCTTTCTTCTGGCCGGGCCACTTGGATTGCCTGCGCTACTTGCGCAGCGCATCTCGCGTCTGGTGCGAATGGTTCGTGTTCTTCGGCTGTTTCATCTGGCCGGGATTCTGCGAACCATTCAAAGGCAGTCGACGCTTCATCCGGGCCTGTTGCGTATGAGTATCCTGGCCTACTGGATTCTCATGGCCGCTCACTGGGTTTCCTGCGGCTGGCTGGCCATCGTCGGCTCTACCGGCGATCCGCTGCTTGACTATTTGAACGCTCTGTATTGGTGTCTTACGACGATTGCTACAGTGGGCTACGGTGACATCACGCCCGACCGCACCAATGCCGTTCAGCTCATCTATACGATGGCCGTCATGGTTCTCGGCGTTGGCGTCTATGGTTACCTGATCGGTAACATCGCCACCATGATTGCGAACCTCGACGTAGCGCGAGCGCATCATCAGGAGAAGATGGAACAGGTTACGGCGTTTATGCGGTATCGTAACATCCCGCCGCGTCTTCAATCTCGGATCCGTAATTACTACAACTACCTGTGGGAAAGCCGTCGCGGGTACGATGAGCTATCCGTCATCACCGATCTACCCGATTCTCTAAAGGCCGACGTCGTCATCCATCTGAATATGGAGATCCTGGAAAAGGTTCCGATTTTCAGAGGATCGTCTAACGAATTTATCAGAGAGCTTGTCGTCGAGCTGCGGCCGGTCGTTTACACTCCGGGCGACTATGTATTCCGTCGCGGAGAACTCGGTGAGCGAATGTATTTCGTTTCGAAAGGGCGGGTGGAGATTCTGACGGTCGACGATATCGAGATAAAGGCGACGCTTGGCGAAGGGGATTTCTTCGGCGAGATGGCTCTGCTTTTTCATCAACCGCGAACGGCCAGCGCGCGAGCGGCGGAGTATTGCGACCTGTATTATCTCGATAGATCGACCTTCGATCGCGTTCTACGTCGTTATCCTGAATTCAAGAAGAAGGTCGTAGCCTTTGCCGAGGAACGCAGCAGTCGACCGCACGATGCCGTAGCGGAGGGGCATGCATCGGATGTCTGA
- the bioB gene encoding biotin synthase BioB, translating into MSALLSGEALQSLETRVRERLNSDPALRSGLIDRELALAILESPDIATEDVLRIGEMIRRHFHENRVLVHILNNIRNGNCAEDCGYCAQRKSAEGVPVYQTKPEDEIMEEAKAAKKSGAHRYCLVTAGRGTSPRMAEKYAELIKRINDELGMKVCLSAGLINDPETARILADAGLDRYNHNLNTSESHYGEIATTHSYQDRLNTLEHVSSRGISLCSGVIAGMGESRADLVNVAFELNRLGAASIPVNFFLPVEGHAVKNPESLTADDCLKILSVFRMANPSAEIRMAAGREVYLGDRQGEGLRVANSLFVSGYLNVKGSSAEQTIRLIYENGYRLDEECEKEIVELRDRMLADATISSDLQMKGIEELRPFQNQR; encoded by the coding sequence ATGTCCGCCCTTCTTTCCGGTGAAGCCCTTCAGTCCCTCGAAACACGCGTCCGGGAGCGTCTGAACTCAGATCCAGCGCTGCGTTCCGGTCTGATTGATCGTGAGCTTGCTCTTGCTATTCTGGAAAGCCCCGACATCGCCACCGAAGACGTGCTTCGTATAGGTGAAATGATACGGCGTCATTTTCATGAGAATCGCGTTCTCGTTCATATCCTGAATAACATTCGTAACGGAAACTGCGCCGAGGATTGCGGCTATTGCGCTCAGCGCAAATCGGCAGAGGGAGTTCCGGTTTACCAGACGAAACCCGAAGACGAAATCATGGAAGAGGCTAAGGCGGCAAAAAAGAGCGGAGCGCATCGCTACTGCCTCGTCACAGCCGGTCGCGGAACCTCGCCGCGTATGGCCGAAAAATATGCCGAGCTGATCAAACGTATCAACGATGAGCTCGGCATGAAGGTCTGTCTGAGTGCCGGGCTCATCAATGATCCCGAAACGGCTCGCATTCTCGCCGACGCCGGTCTTGATCGTTATAACCATAACCTGAACACGTCAGAGTCTCATTACGGAGAGATCGCCACGACGCACTCCTATCAGGATCGCCTGAACACGCTGGAACACGTTTCTTCGCGCGGCATCTCGCTCTGCAGCGGAGTCATCGCCGGCATGGGTGAAAGTCGCGCCGATCTTGTAAACGTCGCCTTCGAGCTGAATCGACTCGGTGCGGCCTCCATTCCCGTAAACTTCTTTCTGCCCGTCGAAGGTCATGCGGTGAAAAATCCCGAAAGCCTTACCGCCGACGACTGCCTGAAAATCCTCTCCGTATTCCGTATGGCTAACCCATCGGCCGAGATCCGCATGGCGGCCGGTCGCGAGGTTTATCTGGGCGATCGTCAGGGCGAGGGGCTGCGCGTCGCCAACTCGCTTTTCGTTTCGGGTTATCTGAACGTAAAGGGATCGTCGGCCGAGCAGACCATCCGACTTATCTATGAAAACGGCTACAGGCTCGACGAAGAATGTGAGAAAGAGATCGTCGAGCTGCGCGACAGAATGCTTGCCGATGCCACCATCTCTTCAGATCTTCAGATGAAGGGTATTGAAGAGCTGCGTCCCTTTCAGAATCAGCGGTGA
- a CDS encoding aminotransferase class V-fold PLP-dependent enzyme, which produces MSEGLSHRQSWNYLNFCGVSPLYDPARMAAHRFDERHSLQGALVFAEYPDVLGELRQSAGRLLHTDANNLSFVKNTAEGLSMIAAGYPLQAGDEIVSYVHEYPSNHYPWLVQEHRGATLKLIQNRAYGLLACDDSITLPGPCSFSLEDIDALVTPRTKIISISHVQFTSGFAVDLKQLGAYCKERNIDLVVDAAQSLGALPLYPEMWNISAIAASGWKWLLGPIGCGLLYTSPAFREKIQTVMTGADLMKQGQDYLNHTWNPYTDGRKFEYSTSPVSLAVALKVCIDELPLQNTIEGVRDHIFAMQDVFIELLDRSSLAGIKEKIRPLCFQPEHRSGILSLIVPDPDTASRKLRDKGIVCTVRGGYLRLAPHLPTTASDIERFFSALASTV; this is translated from the coding sequence ATGTCCGAAGGCCTTTCTCACAGACAGAGCTGGAATTATCTGAATTTTTGCGGCGTTTCACCGCTGTATGATCCGGCCCGTATGGCCGCCCACCGTTTCGATGAACGCCATTCGCTTCAGGGGGCGCTTGTCTTCGCCGAATACCCGGACGTCCTGGGCGAGCTGCGACAATCGGCAGGCCGGCTGCTGCATACGGATGCGAACAATCTGTCGTTCGTCAAGAATACGGCAGAAGGCCTATCTATGATTGCCGCCGGATATCCGTTACAGGCAGGCGACGAGATCGTCAGCTACGTGCACGAATACCCCTCGAACCATTATCCCTGGCTCGTTCAGGAACATAGAGGCGCCACGCTCAAGCTCATTCAGAACAGAGCATACGGGCTTCTTGCCTGCGACGATAGCATCACACTGCCAGGGCCGTGCAGCTTTTCGCTTGAAGATATCGATGCATTGGTAACGCCGCGCACGAAGATCATCTCTATCAGCCATGTGCAGTTCACGTCGGGCTTTGCCGTCGACCTGAAACAGCTCGGCGCTTATTGTAAAGAGCGAAATATCGACCTCGTCGTCGACGCCGCTCAGAGCCTCGGTGCGCTTCCGCTGTATCCCGAGATGTGGAATATCTCGGCGATTGCCGCATCGGGCTGGAAGTGGCTGCTTGGCCCGATCGGCTGCGGGCTGCTCTATACATCCCCTGCCTTTCGCGAGAAGATTCAGACGGTCATGACGGGCGCCGATCTGATGAAGCAGGGCCAGGATTATCTGAATCACACATGGAATCCATATACGGACGGACGCAAATTCGAGTACAGTACCTCGCCCGTTTCTCTTGCCGTCGCTCTCAAGGTCTGCATCGACGAGCTGCCTCTTCAGAATACCATCGAAGGAGTGCGCGATCATATCTTCGCCATGCAGGACGTCTTTATTGAATTGCTGGATCGCTCTTCATTGGCTGGAATAAAAGAGAAGATACGTCCGCTCTGCTTTCAGCCCGAGCACCGATCAGGCATACTCTCGCTTATCGTTCCCGATCCCGATACTGCTTCACGCAAGCTGCGCGATAAGGGTATTGTCTGCACCGTGCGCGGAGGTTATCTGCGACTGGCTCCGCATCTGCCGACGACGGCTTCAGATATTGAGCGGTTTTTCAGTGCGCTGGCTTCAACTGTTTGA
- a CDS encoding MarR family winged helix-turn-helix transcriptional regulator has translation MQPEPPQTSDPLGYLLGRAHYSMRRRLNRRMASCGMELTSEQCLILVMLGCESQVNQQDLADRMFKDKTGISRLVSGMERKGLIQRTSTIEDRRNNFVQLTDFGRSTLSTIQKQLSEIRVEAREGIAEKDMETCRRVLQKLVDNLSACEEQAG, from the coding sequence ATGCAACCAGAACCTCCTCAGACGTCCGATCCACTCGGATACCTGCTCGGCAGGGCGCATTACTCCATGCGAAGGCGACTCAATCGCAGGATGGCCAGCTGCGGCATGGAACTGACAAGTGAACAATGCCTGATTCTCGTGATGCTCGGATGTGAATCGCAGGTGAATCAACAGGATCTTGCCGACCGAATGTTTAAAGACAAGACGGGCATCTCAAGGCTGGTCTCGGGCATGGAACGCAAGGGACTGATCCAGCGAACAAGCACGATCGAAGATCGACGCAACAACTTCGTGCAGCTCACCGACTTCGGGCGTTCCACGTTGAGTACGATCCAGAAGCAACTCTCTGAGATTCGTGTGGAGGCGCGCGAAGGCATTGCCGAGAAAGATATGGAGACGTGTCGCCGGGTATTGCAGAAGCTTGTCGACAATCTCAGCGCATGTGAAGAACAGGCCGGCTAA
- a CDS encoding glycosyltransferase, with translation MQELKERKPLFRREYFPGKQRNRHAVDVSVILPTYNERENLSILIPTLIRLFEEAHLSFELIVVDDNSPDHTYDMVRQMAMTDHRLRLIRRIDERGLSSAVVTGMASAGGRHFIVMDSDLQHDESVIPRMVQELQNAEIVVGSRMAESGSYGEMSWIRKMMSLAATMMAKIMLPVGVNDPMSGFFGVRRETFEQIADRLNPKGFKILLEILARAKGREVREVGYRFRNRMHGQTKLDGAVILQYIFALVEIRLGRTLSTTFFRYALIGSAGVLVNLLGQFLATALFGLEYQRGTLLRPSLAVLIGFELSVYFNYMANNSWTFKDRKRTGFTSNLAGFGKFHVVALYGFLIQVSVWNLLLAVTPDQIPAQAASYGANLIGILFATVNNYYLNKNFTWERGLTA, from the coding sequence ATGCAGGAGCTCAAGGAACGCAAGCCGCTATTCAGGCGGGAATATTTTCCGGGAAAACAGCGGAACCGTCATGCTGTAGACGTGTCTGTCATACTTCCCACGTATAACGAAAGAGAGAATCTGAGCATTCTGATTCCGACGCTGATTCGACTTTTTGAAGAGGCGCATCTCAGTTTTGAATTGATCGTCGTCGACGACAACTCGCCCGATCATACCTACGATATGGTGCGGCAGATGGCCATGACCGATCACCGTCTGCGTCTGATCCGTCGCATCGATGAGAGAGGATTATCGTCGGCTGTCGTTACCGGCATGGCATCAGCAGGCGGACGGCATTTTATCGTCATGGATTCCGATCTTCAGCATGACGAGTCGGTGATCCCGCGCATGGTGCAGGAGTTACAGAACGCCGAAATCGTCGTCGGTTCGCGCATGGCCGAAAGCGGAAGCTATGGAGAGATGTCGTGGATTCGCAAGATGATGAGCCTTGCCGCTACGATGATGGCGAAAATCATGCTACCTGTCGGAGTGAATGACCCGATGAGCGGATTCTTCGGAGTTAGAAGAGAGACCTTTGAACAGATTGCCGATCGGTTAAACCCGAAAGGATTCAAGATCCTGCTTGAGATTCTCGCAAGAGCAAAAGGACGCGAGGTGCGTGAGGTCGGCTATCGCTTTCGTAATCGGATGCACGGTCAGACGAAGCTGGACGGAGCGGTTATCTTGCAATATATTTTTGCGCTGGTTGAGATCCGTCTCGGACGGACGCTTTCGACCACGTTCTTTCGCTATGCCCTGATCGGTTCGGCGGGAGTTCTTGTGAACCTTCTGGGGCAGTTTCTGGCCACCGCGCTGTTCGGCCTTGAATATCAGCGCGGCACGCTTTTGAGACCGTCACTTGCCGTCCTGATCGGTTTCGAGTTAAGCGTGTATTTTAATTATATGGCCAATAACTCCTGGACCTTTAAAGACAGGAAACGCACGGGATTTACGTCCAATCTGGCAGGATTTGGAAAATTTCACGTCGTGGCGTTGTATGGGTTTTTGATTCAGGTCTCCGTCTGGAACCTGCTTCTTGCCGTTACTCCCGATCAGATTCCGGCCCAGGCGGCCAGTTATGGGGCCAACCTGATCGGAATCCTGTTCGCTACGGTGAATAACTACTATCTGAACAAGAATTTTACATGGGAAAGGGGATTAACGGCCTGA
- a CDS encoding Cys-rich protein, with product MSRHTGDQSSDLTQWTIRFQNSKLWRFLPVILIAVGVLAVASYKLIPTEKGEATEQTHYSKEDADLLCGRFCDALLYCQADALQGRDEATKRAVRSACYTGCRKHSGKLASCETILRNEKSGPEQCRLLSGCIR from the coding sequence ATGAGCCGGCATACGGGCGATCAATCTTCAGATCTTACGCAGTGGACGATTCGATTTCAAAATTCGAAGCTCTGGCGCTTTCTGCCGGTAATTCTGATAGCGGTCGGTGTATTGGCCGTGGCCTCGTACAAGCTTATACCGACCGAAAAAGGCGAAGCCACTGAGCAAACGCACTATTCTAAGGAAGACGCCGATCTGCTCTGTGGCCGTTTCTGCGATGCACTTCTTTACTGTCAGGCAGACGCTCTGCAGGGCAGGGACGAAGCAACGAAGCGGGCCGTCCGATCGGCATGTTATACAGGATGCAGAAAGCATTCAGGTAAACTGGCTTCCTGCGAAACGATCTTACGTAATGAAAAGAGCGGTCCGGAGCAATGCAGATTGTTATCGGGCTGTATTAGATAA
- a CDS encoding ArnT family glycosyltransferase → MSSRAKERLIALAIFVAGSTLLLPGAEGLNLLRQGDEVMHIATVRESLDAGSILMPQLTQQPNSYKPPLLFWMGMLGESLFGRSLLADRSVVALLGAGTAVFLFLIARLHALSLARSLLTTAAFLVSLAAFKFGRLLMMDLPMAFFLTAVAYSFVRHWRIQKGMAFMALAGFLTGIAFLYKGPLFHVYAALLFLSQAGMRLWSPGALNNTPRMREMLLSFLKDGIVFSLASFIVPLIWVVALAANGHTGTLWFFFVVENAGKFAADNQPMMRIFGGWLLYLLPFTLPVLWIAGRSFLHPVRGPAAYTARVFFVAAILITLLHLLPDRKDPYYVVPVLPLVFVAVGLSFRKEDRIAGWLLFVQSAVLALLLSIALFLFASTYLAVLLSLLLLAGVCAGWMAASSGLSDWKWGGMHLLAPAVIMLVMQFGLLPAVTRPILPAEQASLLKGQGVCLVSRNWWDVFELQLLIPNSDIAHASIEERIHCADGERAVVVLQEDVSAPAGYARLAEWSHWSIRPIDFPGFSSLRSSVSSPDWRLPFEGRSVLYAPVKEASQ, encoded by the coding sequence ATGTCGTCCCGGGCGAAAGAGAGATTGATTGCGCTGGCCATTTTTGTAGCCGGAAGCACGCTCCTGCTTCCCGGAGCGGAAGGCCTCAACCTGCTGCGGCAGGGCGATGAGGTCATGCATATCGCCACCGTGCGTGAGAGCCTTGATGCCGGCTCGATTCTCATGCCGCAGCTCACGCAGCAACCGAACTCGTATAAGCCGCCGTTGCTTTTCTGGATGGGGATGCTCGGCGAATCCTTATTCGGTAGATCCCTTCTGGCTGACCGTTCTGTCGTTGCCCTGCTTGGCGCAGGAACGGCCGTCTTTCTATTCCTGATTGCACGGCTGCATGCGCTCTCTCTTGCGCGAAGCCTTCTTACTACGGCCGCCTTTCTTGTTTCGCTGGCAGCCTTCAAATTCGGACGTCTGCTGATGATGGATTTGCCGATGGCCTTCTTTTTGACGGCGGTCGCTTATTCTTTCGTCCGGCATTGGCGCATCCAGAAGGGCATGGCGTTTATGGCTCTGGCAGGGTTCCTGACAGGCATCGCTTTCCTTTATAAAGGACCACTCTTCCATGTTTATGCAGCGTTGCTTTTCCTCTCGCAGGCCGGGATGCGACTCTGGTCGCCGGGTGCTCTGAATAACACGCCTCGCATGCGAGAAATGCTACTCAGCTTCTTGAAGGACGGCATCGTTTTCAGCCTGGCGTCGTTCATTGTACCGTTGATCTGGGTCGTAGCCCTGGCCGCAAACGGTCACACTGGAACGCTCTGGTTCTTTTTCGTCGTCGAGAATGCAGGCAAGTTCGCGGCGGATAACCAGCCGATGATGCGCATCTTCGGAGGATGGCTACTCTATCTGTTGCCGTTTACGCTTCCTGTTCTCTGGATTGCCGGACGTTCGTTTCTACACCCTGTAAGAGGGCCAGCTGCGTACACGGCGCGTGTTTTTTTTGTGGCTGCCATCCTTATAACGCTGCTTCACCTTCTGCCCGATCGCAAGGACCCCTATTATGTGGTTCCCGTCCTTCCGCTTGTTTTTGTCGCCGTGGGCCTTTCGTTTCGTAAAGAAGATCGCATTGCCGGATGGCTGCTTTTTGTTCAGAGCGCCGTTCTGGCTCTTCTTCTTTCGATCGCACTCTTTCTCTTTGCCTCGACCTATCTGGCGGTTTTGCTATCTCTATTACTTCTCGCGGGAGTCTGTGCCGGTTGGATGGCAGCCTCTTCTGGTTTGAGCGACTGGAAGTGGGGAGGCATGCATCTTCTTGCTCCGGCGGTGATCATGCTGGTCATGCAATTTGGCCTGTTGCCTGCCGTTACCCGTCCGATTCTTCCTGCAGAGCAGGCATCCCTTCTAAAGGGGCAGGGCGTCTGTCTTGTAAGTCGTAACTGGTGGGATGTCTTTGAATTACAGTTGCTTATACCTAATAGCGATATCGCCCATGCCTCAATAGAAGAGCGCATCCACTGTGCAGACGGCGAAAGAGCCGTCGTTGTATTACAGGAGGATGTGTCTGCTCCAGCCGGGTATGCTCGCCTGGCCGAGTGGTCACACTGGAGCATCCGACCGATTGACTTTCCCGGTTTTTCTTCTCTGCGCTCTTCAGTCTCTTCGCCTGACTGGCGGCTTCCGTTTGAAGGCAGGAGCGTGCTGTATGCGCCTGTGAAGGAGGCCTCACAATGA